The following proteins are co-located in the Melanotaenia boesemani isolate fMelBoe1 chromosome 5, fMelBoe1.pri, whole genome shotgun sequence genome:
- the btr12 gene encoding bloodthirsty-related gene family, member 12: protein MSETNMQSVSSPGGRVLSEDQFTCSICLEVFVEPVSTPCGHSFCKACLQGYWNHSKKFQCPMCKKSYSKKPEMSVNRVLAEICSQFQGLTVAGGGGGTTSRAGLLNASPDTAHSSSRGQDTGEFAQPGEIPCDACIGRKLKAIKSCVNCPGSFCETHLRHHKKVKTLKSHRLIEPTLHLEEKICKKHERLLDMFCRTDHVCICTACAEATHKSHDIVSIDHEFHKKKSNLGKKKSEVKHLIKERTKKLEEIKQSIKVIKASAQKELEESWQVYAELQRMVEQSQAEVVELIATKQREAERHAQEIARGLENELSQLRRRSNELEAHAQTKDKVLFLQNLATLLPSPEPTDWSAVSINTDLYLGTIRSSVSSLIDNFQEELKRLYGKELRKVQNYATEVILDPSTAQKNLVVSDDGQQVKYEERKVSHTEGPKRFHPALFVLAREGISFGRHYWEVEVGRKTAWTLGLARVSARRKGEIQLSPEGGYWCLWLKNGEVKALAETRLPLMLPSQPSKIGVFLDYEAGQLSFYDVKARLHLYTFIDNFSESVYPIFSPCLTHDGKNAAALIIANVKHS, encoded by the exons ATGTCAGAGACAAATATGCAAA GTGTCAGTTCTCCGGGAGGCAGAGTCCTCTCTGAGGACCAGTTTACCTGCTCCATTTGTCTGGAGGTGTTTGTGGAGCCCGTCTCTACGCCATGTGGTCACAGCTTCTGCAAGGCATGCCTGCAAGGCTACTGGAACCACAGCAAGAAGTTCCAGTGTCCTATGTGCAAGAAGAGCTACTCCAAAAAACCTGAGATGAGTGTCAACCGAGTCCTAGCTGAAATATGCTCCCAGTTCCAGGGGCTGACGGTGGCTGGAGGTGGTGGGGGGACCACATCACGAGCGGGCCTGCTGAATGCTAGCCCAGACACAGCCCACAGCAGCTCCCGAGGGCAGGATACAGGGGAGTTTGCTCAGCCCGGGGAGATTCCCTGTGATGCCTGTATTGGAAGGAAGTTAAAGGCAATAAAGTCTTGTGTGAACTGCCCTGGATCTTTTTGCGAGACCCACCTCAGACATCACAAGAAG GTCAAGACTCTAAAATCTCATCGTCTGATCGAACCTACCCTCCATCTGGAGGAAAAGATCTGTAAGAAGCATGAACGTCTTCTGGACATGTTCTGCCGCACGGACCACGTCTGCATCTGCACTGCCTGTGCTGAAGCCACACACAAATCCCACGACATCGTCTCCATCGACCACGAGTTTCATAAGAAGAAG AGTAATCTGGGAAAGAAGAAGTCAGAGGTGAAACATCTGATCAAAGAGAGAACCAAGAAACTGGAGGAGATCAAGCAATCAATCAAGGTTATCAAG GCCAGCGCTCAGAAAGAGCTGGAGGAGAGCTGGCAGGTGTATGCTGAGCTGCAGCGGATGGTGGAGCAGAGTCAGGCGGAGGTGGTGGAGCTGATCGCCACGAAACAGCGCGAGGCGGAGCGCCACGCTCAGGAGATTGCCAGAGGTTTGGAGAATGAGCTGAgccagctgagaaggaggagcAACGAGCTGGAAGCTCACGCACAGACCAAGGACAAAGTGCTCTTCCTCCAG AACCTGGCGACGCTGTTGCCCTCACCCGAGCCCACTGATTGGTCGGCCGTCAGCATCAACACTGACCTCTATCTGGGAACCATCCGCTCCTCTGTCAGCAGCCTCATTGACAATTTTCAGGAAGAACTTAAACGTCTGTACGGGAAAG AGCTGCGAAAGGTGCAGAACTATGCAA CTGAGGTGATTCTAGACCCATCCACAGCCCAGAAGAACCTGGTTGTCTCTGATGATGGTCAACAAGTGAAATACGAAGAGCGTAAGGTTTCCCACACCGAGGGTCCAAAACGCTTCCACCCTGCCCTCTTTGTCCTGGCTAGAGAGGGCATCAGCTTCGGCCGACACTATTGGGAAGTGGAAGTAGGGCGCAAGACCGCCTGGACCCTTGGTTTGGCCCGTGTTTCAGCACGCCGCAAGGGCGAGATCCAGCTGAGCCCTGAGGGGGGATACTGGTGCCTGTGGTTGAAGAACGGGGAGGTGAAGGCTCTGGCAGAGACTCGCCTGCCTCTAATGCTGCCGTCCCAGCCCAGTAAAATAGGTGTTTTCCTGGATTATGAGGCAGGCCAGCTATCTTTTTATGATGTGAAGGCACGTCTACACCTCTACACTTTCATTGACAACTTCAGCGAGAGTGTGTATCCGATCTTCAGCCCTTGTCTCACTCACGATGGGAAAAACGCTGCTGCTCTCATTATAGCCAATGTTAAACACAGCTGA
- the si:dkey-46i9.6 gene encoding E3 ubiquitin-protein ligase TRIM7 isoform X1, translating to MTLPLRRAGMATTGNLSEEQVHCSICLDVFTNPVSIPCGHNFCQSCILGYWKTSPLYQCPMCKKSFYKRPDISVNTVLREIAEQFKQIRVKSIEGKGSGEEEEGKTKKWTMERRKKEDEERLLEKDQKQQLLEELKQKQEEKKKKEGLKEKHGDELPPLIPPSKTSPPPSPQAAAQAPPPLPQTSPPPSPQIPASPLPQTSPSPSPSTASLPTPSWEEVLCDVCLGEGRPKAVKSCLVCLTSYCEEHLKSHTARFTKHKLMEPVANMEDRMCPKHERLLELFCKKDQTCVCVLCTETDHRAHYTVPVEREWTEKKALLKRTGIDVQQMIQDRVKKVEEMKHSVELNKASAKREIEESMQVFSELVRSIQKTQAELVLVIEEKQRQTERWAEGLITELDQEIAELKKRNTDLENVARTDHINFLKSFPALSTPPSVKDWSEISVPTDTCVGLIRRSVSKLEATLSEMIDKLSESEIRQLLKYSVDVTLDPDTANPWLQLSQDRHQVRHLGAWQDLPDQPDRFDTVVIVLGREGFTSGRHYWEVQVGDKDDWYLGVAKSSVNRKGRISVSTTQGYWALAMKKGQEYRVSTSPPFLLSLDPKPKRIGVYVDFEEGQVSFYDVRARTHIYTFEDNFTEKILPFFYLYCCDKASDTMVICPVNEKSLIKQS from the exons ATGACCCTGCCTCTCCGCCGTGCAGGAATGGCCACCACTGGGAACCTTTCTGAAGAGCAGGTGCACTGCTCTATCTGTCTGGACGTCTTCACCAACCCAGTTTCTATTCCCTGTGGTCACAATTTCTGCCAGAGTTGCATCCTAGGATACTGGAAAACCAGCCCTTTGTATCAGTGTCCCATGTGCAAAAAGTCCTTCTACAAAAGGCCTGATATCAGTGTGAACACTGTCTTGAGGGAAATTGCAGAGCAGTTCAAGCAGATCAGGGTTAAGAGCATTGAGGGGAAGGGAAGcggggaggaagaagaggggaaAACCAAGAAGTGGACAAtggagagaaggaaaaaagaggatGAGGAAAGGCTTTTGGAGAAAGATCAGAAGCAGCAGCTTCTGGAGGAGCTGAAGCAAAagcaagaggagaagaagaagaaagaggggtTGAAGGAGAAACATGGAGACGAGTTACCACCATTAATCCCTCCATCCAAAACTTCTCCTCCACCGTCACCTCAAGCTGCAGCTCAGGCTCCACCGCCACTTCCCCAAACATCACCACCACCCTCACCTCAAATCCCCGCCTCTCCACTTCCTCAAACCTCACCTTCACCTTCGCCTTCTACCGCTTCACTCCCAACTCCATCCTGGGAGGAGGTCCTGTGTGACGTCTGCTTGGGGGAAGGTCGGCCGAAAGCGGTCAAATCTTGCCTCGTGTGTCTTACCTCCTACTGCGAGGAGCATCTCAAATCTCACACCGCCAGATTCACCAAGCACAAGCTAATGGAGCCTGTTGCCAACATGGAGGACAGGATGTGTCCAAAGCATGAAAGGCTCCTGGAGCTGTTCTGTAAGAAAGATcagacttgtgtgtgtgttctctgcACTGAGACCGACCACAGGGCGCATTACACTGTCCCTGTGGAGAGAGAATGGACAGAGAAAAAG GCGCTGCTGAAAAGGACAGGAATAGATGTCCAGCAGATGATTCAGGACAGAGTGAAAAAGGTGGAGGAGATGAAGCACTCTGTGGAGCTCAACAAA GCCAGTGCTAAAAGAGAGATCGAGGAAAGCATGCAGGTCTTCTCGGAGCTGGTTCGCTCCATCCAGAAAACCCAGGCTGAGCTGGTTTTGGTCATCGAGGAGAAGCAGAGGCAGACAGAGAGGTGGGCTGAAGGCCTAATCACTGAACTGGACCAGGAAATTGCtgaactaaagaaaagaaacacagattTGGAAAACGTAGCTCGGACTGACCACATCAACTTCTTAAAG AGCTTCCCTGCCCtcagtactcctccttctgtaaAAGACTGGTCTGAGATCAGTGTTCCCACTGACACGTGTGTCGGCCTGATCAGGAGATCTGTGTCCAAACTGGAAGCAACATTAAGTGAAATGATTGATAAACTGTCTGAAAGTG AAATCAGACAACTTTTGAAATATTCAG TGGATGTCACTCTGGACCCTGACACAGCCAACCCTTGGCTGCAGCTCTCGCAAGACAGACATCAGGTGAGACATCTGGGAGCCTGGCAGGACCTTCCAGACCAGCCTGATCGCTTTGACACTGTGGTCATAGTACTCGGCCGCGAGGGCTTCACTTCAGGCAGACACTACTGGGAGGTTCAGGTAGGGGACAAAGACGATTGGTACCTTGGAGTGGCCAAGTCTTCAGTCAACAGAAAGGGCAGGATCTCTGTCAGCACAACCCAAGGCTACTGGGCTCTGGCCATGAAGAAAGGCCAAGAGTACAGGGTGTCAACATCTCCACCATTTCTACTTTCCCTTGACCCCAAGCCAAAGAGAATTGGTGTCTATGTGGACTTTGAGGAGGGCCAAGTTTCTTTTTATGATGTGAGAGCGCGGACCCATATTTATACGTTTGAAGATAACTTTACGGAGAAGATTCTGCCCTTTTTCTACCTGTACTGCTGCGACAAAGCCTCAGATACCATGGTGATCTGTCCTGTCAATGAGAAAAGCCTGATCAAGCAAAGTTAA
- the si:dkey-46i9.6 gene encoding E3 ubiquitin-protein ligase TRIM7 isoform X2 has translation MATTGNLSEEQVHCSICLDVFTNPVSIPCGHNFCQSCILGYWKTSPLYQCPMCKKSFYKRPDISVNTVLREIAEQFKQIRVKSIEGKGSGEEEEGKTKKWTMERRKKEDEERLLEKDQKQQLLEELKQKQEEKKKKEGLKEKHGDELPPLIPPSKTSPPPSPQAAAQAPPPLPQTSPPPSPQIPASPLPQTSPSPSPSTASLPTPSWEEVLCDVCLGEGRPKAVKSCLVCLTSYCEEHLKSHTARFTKHKLMEPVANMEDRMCPKHERLLELFCKKDQTCVCVLCTETDHRAHYTVPVEREWTEKKALLKRTGIDVQQMIQDRVKKVEEMKHSVELNKASAKREIEESMQVFSELVRSIQKTQAELVLVIEEKQRQTERWAEGLITELDQEIAELKKRNTDLENVARTDHINFLKSFPALSTPPSVKDWSEISVPTDTCVGLIRRSVSKLEATLSEMIDKLSESEIRQLLKYSVDVTLDPDTANPWLQLSQDRHQVRHLGAWQDLPDQPDRFDTVVIVLGREGFTSGRHYWEVQVGDKDDWYLGVAKSSVNRKGRISVSTTQGYWALAMKKGQEYRVSTSPPFLLSLDPKPKRIGVYVDFEEGQVSFYDVRARTHIYTFEDNFTEKILPFFYLYCCDKASDTMVICPVNEKSLIKQS, from the exons ATGGCCACCACTGGGAACCTTTCTGAAGAGCAGGTGCACTGCTCTATCTGTCTGGACGTCTTCACCAACCCAGTTTCTATTCCCTGTGGTCACAATTTCTGCCAGAGTTGCATCCTAGGATACTGGAAAACCAGCCCTTTGTATCAGTGTCCCATGTGCAAAAAGTCCTTCTACAAAAGGCCTGATATCAGTGTGAACACTGTCTTGAGGGAAATTGCAGAGCAGTTCAAGCAGATCAGGGTTAAGAGCATTGAGGGGAAGGGAAGcggggaggaagaagaggggaaAACCAAGAAGTGGACAAtggagagaaggaaaaaagaggatGAGGAAAGGCTTTTGGAGAAAGATCAGAAGCAGCAGCTTCTGGAGGAGCTGAAGCAAAagcaagaggagaagaagaagaaagaggggtTGAAGGAGAAACATGGAGACGAGTTACCACCATTAATCCCTCCATCCAAAACTTCTCCTCCACCGTCACCTCAAGCTGCAGCTCAGGCTCCACCGCCACTTCCCCAAACATCACCACCACCCTCACCTCAAATCCCCGCCTCTCCACTTCCTCAAACCTCACCTTCACCTTCGCCTTCTACCGCTTCACTCCCAACTCCATCCTGGGAGGAGGTCCTGTGTGACGTCTGCTTGGGGGAAGGTCGGCCGAAAGCGGTCAAATCTTGCCTCGTGTGTCTTACCTCCTACTGCGAGGAGCATCTCAAATCTCACACCGCCAGATTCACCAAGCACAAGCTAATGGAGCCTGTTGCCAACATGGAGGACAGGATGTGTCCAAAGCATGAAAGGCTCCTGGAGCTGTTCTGTAAGAAAGATcagacttgtgtgtgtgttctctgcACTGAGACCGACCACAGGGCGCATTACACTGTCCCTGTGGAGAGAGAATGGACAGAGAAAAAG GCGCTGCTGAAAAGGACAGGAATAGATGTCCAGCAGATGATTCAGGACAGAGTGAAAAAGGTGGAGGAGATGAAGCACTCTGTGGAGCTCAACAAA GCCAGTGCTAAAAGAGAGATCGAGGAAAGCATGCAGGTCTTCTCGGAGCTGGTTCGCTCCATCCAGAAAACCCAGGCTGAGCTGGTTTTGGTCATCGAGGAGAAGCAGAGGCAGACAGAGAGGTGGGCTGAAGGCCTAATCACTGAACTGGACCAGGAAATTGCtgaactaaagaaaagaaacacagattTGGAAAACGTAGCTCGGACTGACCACATCAACTTCTTAAAG AGCTTCCCTGCCCtcagtactcctccttctgtaaAAGACTGGTCTGAGATCAGTGTTCCCACTGACACGTGTGTCGGCCTGATCAGGAGATCTGTGTCCAAACTGGAAGCAACATTAAGTGAAATGATTGATAAACTGTCTGAAAGTG AAATCAGACAACTTTTGAAATATTCAG TGGATGTCACTCTGGACCCTGACACAGCCAACCCTTGGCTGCAGCTCTCGCAAGACAGACATCAGGTGAGACATCTGGGAGCCTGGCAGGACCTTCCAGACCAGCCTGATCGCTTTGACACTGTGGTCATAGTACTCGGCCGCGAGGGCTTCACTTCAGGCAGACACTACTGGGAGGTTCAGGTAGGGGACAAAGACGATTGGTACCTTGGAGTGGCCAAGTCTTCAGTCAACAGAAAGGGCAGGATCTCTGTCAGCACAACCCAAGGCTACTGGGCTCTGGCCATGAAGAAAGGCCAAGAGTACAGGGTGTCAACATCTCCACCATTTCTACTTTCCCTTGACCCCAAGCCAAAGAGAATTGGTGTCTATGTGGACTTTGAGGAGGGCCAAGTTTCTTTTTATGATGTGAGAGCGCGGACCCATATTTATACGTTTGAAGATAACTTTACGGAGAAGATTCTGCCCTTTTTCTACCTGTACTGCTGCGACAAAGCCTCAGATACCATGGTGATCTGTCCTGTCAATGAGAAAAGCCTGATCAAGCAAAGTTAA
- the LOC121640018 gene encoding E3 ubiquitin-protein ligase TRIM39-like: protein MILFIGQESEIYRLQKSGYCIMSALSTFTSSPVDQFQCSICLNISKDPVSTPCGHNICRTCLNLHYNNSELYHCKVCNKRFHLRPALFKKTIISEISVQIKKTKIEMTEAHLDPHQSIPTLVRHKLINPSENLQERVCEKHARILEFFCRHEQVCICLLCCKTEHKDHHTVPIEEEGDQQKQTIASRQEEITRKVKERIKKIEDFADSSKKSKVKIKKEIEDSEKLFNTLIEKVIEIQEKLKSSMEEKLRKSQERDQAIIQSLREEIKDLQWKHSELEQLLQNEDPLQILQTLQALNQDTKDWSQIKVSSDLCMESVRSSMSNVVHSFQRELKTVTKKELKIMRHYKESVTFDPSTAGPYLMVTESGTCLKHTRTPSSSALSDNSQRFKSHMVFGKDGFISGRHYWEVRVGRRNDWDVGVAKKTVDKTEEVIVKKENGFFSIGKMGFDCRVNCSPCKVLHLSSRPRHVGVYLDYEEGRVSFYDVDEKLHIYTFRVERFTGKLFPYFYMYSSVKKPGTLVITTT, encoded by the exons ATGATCCTTTTCATTGGACAAGAATCTGAAATCTACAGATTACAGAAATCTGG ATATTGCATCATGTCAGCATTAAGCACGTTTACTTCATCCCCAGTGGATCAGTTCCAGTGTTCAATCTGTCTGAACATCTCAAAGGACCCCGTCAGTACACCATGTGGTCACAACATCTGCAGGACTTGCCTCAATCTGCATTATAACAACAGTGAGTTATACCACTGCAAGGTCTGCAATAAAAGATTTCACTTGAGGCCGGCGCTCTTCAAAAAAACAATCATCTCAGAAATTTCTGTCCaaataaagaagacaaaaatagAGATGACTGAAGCACACCTAGACCCTCACCAAAGTATCCCCACCTTGGTGAGACATAAGCTCATTAATCCATCGGAGAATCTGCAAGAAAGAGTTTGTGAAAAGCATGCAAGGATCCTGGAGTTTTTCTGCAGGCATGAACAAGTGTGCATCTGTCTGCTGTGCTGCAAGACAGAGCACAAAGACCACCACACTGTACCAATTGAGGAGGAAGGGGATCAGCAGAAA CAAACTATTGCATCCAGACAAGAAGAGATTACACGAAAGGtcaaagaaagaataaaaaagatagAGGATTTTGCTGATTCATCCAAAAAGAGCAAA gttaaaataaaaaaagagattgaAGACAGTGAAAAGCTTTTTAATACTCTGATAGAAAAAGTAATAGAGATTCAAGAGAAACTGAAGTCAAGCATGGAAGAAAAGCTCAGAAAATCACAGGAGAGGGACCAGGCAATTATTCAATCACTGCGCGAGGAAATCAAAGATCTGCAGTGGAAGCACTCAGAGCTGGAGCAACTTCTGCAAAATGAAGATCCCCTTCAGATTCTGCAG ACTTTACAGGCTCTGAACCAAGATACCAAGGACTGGTCCCAAATCAAGGTTAGCTCAGACTTGTGCATGGAGTCAGTGAGGAGTTCAATGTCTAATGTTGTGCACAGTTTCCAAAGAGAACTGAAGACTGTGACaaaaaagg AGCTGAAAATAATGAGACATTACAAAG aatcagTCACCTTTGACCCATCCACTGCTGGTCCCTACCTCATGGTGACTGAATCTGGGACTTGTCTGAAGCACACTAGAACCCCAAGCTCATCTGCTTTGTCTGATAATTCCCAGAGGTTTAAATCACACATGGTTTTTGGGAAAGATGGCTTCATCTCTGGCCGACATTACTGGGAAGTCAGAGTTGGCAGGAGAAATGACTGGGATGTTGGTGTTGCCAAGAAGACAGTTGACAAAACGGAGGAGGTCattgtgaaaaaagaaaatggattcTTTTCTATAGGAAAGATGGGGTTTGATTGTCGAGTTAACTGTTCACCCTGCAAAGTTCTCCACCTTTCTTCCAGGCCGAGACATGTGGGGGTTTATTTAGACTATGAAGAAGGCAGAGTGTCCTTCTACGATGTGGACGAAAAGCTTCACATTTACACATTCAGAGTAGAACGTTTCACTGGAAAACTTTTCCCATACTTTTACATGTACAGCTCAGTAAAGAAACCTGGAACTTTGGTTATCACCACTACATAA
- the LOC121640056 gene encoding E3 ubiquitin-protein ligase TRIM47-like translates to MSEAPGCCICLDEFTSPAPLPCGHCFCLGCIGEYWRIHEACQCPLCKAVFPKRPQLKANQTPPTQDATAPLKTGEVPCDFCSAKRPAVRSCLVCLASYCTAHLEPHYQSEELGRHLLISVAKNLEDSVCRLHGRKLGSFCRTDQSCICSQCAQTEHRGHHIISISKEAAKKKVKLKRKRMQLQQEIGDRLTEVEKIKLSVDLRGENPKAAWMQSKELIRQLEEEITELERRKADLQLLSQTEDNLHFLQRFLHSASGT, encoded by the exons ATGTCGGAAGCTCCTGGTTGCTGCATCTGTCTGGATGAGTTCACCAGCCCTGCTCCCCTCCCCTGTGGACACTGCTTCTGCTTGGGATGCATAGGAGAATACTGGAGGATTCATGAAGCCTGCCAGTGCCCCCTCTGCAAGGCAGTCTTCCCCAAGAGGCCACAGCTCAAAGCAAACCAAACACCACCGACTCAGGATGCAACTGCACCTTTAAAAACCGGGGAGGTTCCTTGTGATTTCTGCTCTGCAAAGCGCCCAGCAGTCAGGTCCTGTCTGGTGTGCCTGGCTTCGTACTGCACAGCTCATCTGGAGCCTCATTACCAGAGTGAAGAGCTTGGGCGCCATCTCTTGATCAGTGTTGCAAAAAACCTGGAGGACTCTGTGTGCAGGCTGCATGGGAGGAAGTTAGGGAGTTTCTGCAGGACTGATCAATCATGCATTTGTTCACAATGTGCCCAGACAGAGCACAGAGGACACCACATTATTTCTATTAGCAAGGAAGCTGCAAAGAAGAAG GTTAAACTAAAACGCAAACGGATGCAACTTCAGCAGGAGATTGGAGACAGACTGACTGAGGTGGAGAAAATAAAGCTATCGGTGGACCTCCGAGGAGAAAATCCCAAAGCTGCCTGGATGCAAAGCAAAGAGCTCATCAGACAGCTGGAGGAAGAGATCAccgagctggagaggaggaaagCTGACCTGCAGCTGCTCTCACAGACTGAAGACAACCTGCATTTCCTACAG AGATTCCTTCATTCTGCTTCAGGAACATGA